GGGCCCTAAGAAAAGGTACAGTTACAGAGCAAAGCCTCTCCAGGCCACTGCCTGAGTCTCCCCGGGGGTGGGCTCCTCTGTCTGGCCGTGGCCATGGCCAGTCAATGCCAGAGGCCTGAGCACAGCTTGCTCTCTCTGGGAAGAGGTGAGCTTAAATATTTGGCTTCTTACTAGAGAAGAACTATTTACAAGGGAAGCGGCCACACCGGCCTCACAGGTGAGTGGCTCATCTGGGCCTATGGAAGGTTGCCCCGAGCCCCAGGGGAGCACCAGCATGTGGCACAGGCAGGAGAGCCCCTGCGCACGGGAGCATCCTTTCCAGAGGGCGCGGGAGACAGCCTTTCCACCCGCCCAGGGGTCTTGGGCAGGGGCTCCATGAGCCCAGGGAAGGATGCGCAGGTTCGCCAACGTGACTCCTCCCTCCTCCTAGAGTCAGCATCAACCTACAGAGTTCAAGGCCTGGAATTTCTCTCTCAGGTTTCTCACTCTGCCCTGCTGGCTTGGGTCTGCTGGGTCCCTGGGACCCTCTTCTTTCAGCTGACACTCTGCCGACTCTTGGAAGTCCTGGCCCTGCCCTACCAGGGCCACTAGCGAGCTTGGTCCCTGGCCACTGCTCTCCTCCAGCCCCGCAGTGGGGCCAGGAAGGGGTGCCTTCTCCATGACAATCACCCGCTGGTTGTCCTCCAGGGTGAGGTCTGCAGTGACATACAGGGCCTCGTCTCCGTCCGGCTTGCTCTGAGACAGAGGCCCAGGGGACTGGGTGGCCTCTCCGCCTCCCCGGCCCCTCTTGGTGTTCAGGCTGCAGCAGCGGCCCACCCTGCCCGACAGAGGCGGCTCCACCATGTTCTCTGGCGCTGAGCGGCTCCTGTTGACGGGTGGGCCTCGGGGCCGGCCACCCCCTGCTCGGCGTGCCTCATCGTGCGAGGCATACTTGGAACAGAGCTCGCGGACGTCGGGCCAGATGAAGGTCTCCGTGTCGAAGGGGCTGAGGGGGCTCCGGGCGGAGGGCCGGCCCCCAGGCGAGGTGGTCCTCTGACGAACGGCGGACGGGCTGAAGGAGAAACGCCGTGGCGACGTGTCCCCAGCCGAGGAGGGCCTGGGAGGGCTGTACTCCCGGGCCATCTGCTGGTCACAGTCGTGGAGAGACAGCGCTGGCTTCCTCTTACCTGCAAGGAGAGAGTGAGCTGCCTGAAGCCCGGGTCAGGAAGGCTCTCGGGGCAGGAGGGCCCCCAACTCACTTTCCAGGCAAGGCTGGCTGTTGGGGTTTGGGGTGCGATAGGAGAGAAATCTCATTTGCCATCCACAGCCCCTTTCGTGAAGGGCCAcgggaagaatgaagaaaaggcGGTGGAAGGGGCTGAGGAGTCAAAGGAAGAGGGGAAAACGTCCGCCCCCATCCTGGCAAGGAGGGGCCTGGGCCACGCTTCCTCCAAAAGCCTCTGCTGGACGGGAAGGGCCAGAGTAGAGGGCATCGGAAGCACTGGCTTCAGAGCACTGGACTGGTTGCCAGGGCTCACCCTGTGCCCTTGGTGCCCAGGATCCAGCTTCTCCCTTTGGTAAAGCTCCTTAGAGGTCACTTTCTCCCAGGGGCCAACTGGCTCCTTCCTGGCTCTTCAGTCCCTAGACCTGGGGAAGGGCCCACCTGCCACTCCGGTCATACCTTTGCCGCCCAGTGActctccagcctcctcctgcAGACAGGGCACAGTGGGGCTCTTCCCGTCCCTCTCAGGGGCCGCCTTTTCCCACAGCAGTGGTGGCCTGGCCATCACTGGCTTGTTGCTCTTGATCCGGAGGCTGTACTGGCGGGCCAGCTGATAGACCTTGTTCTTGACGCACTCACTCGTGTGGCTGTCCATCATGTGGGAGAGCTGCATGATGCGGGGGTGCAGTGGGGCCACCAGCTGTCCCTGGGCACTGCTGCTCAGCTCCTTCACCAGCTCTTTCAGCTCACGGGCCAGGTGGGCCGGGCTGCGCCCCTCAGTGGGAGAGGCGCTTTCCGGGGAGGCTGTGGCCGACTCCTCCGTGATGGCTCCCAGCTCGTGCTCCTCCAGGATAAAGAGCGGCTCGTGCAGGTCAAAGCCATTGGCCTGGCCCTGGCCTGGTCCCTTCCCAGAGCTCCCCCCAGATGCCTCCATTCCCTCCCAGATCTTAACAATTTCTGAAGAGGGACGGAACTCAGCATCTGTGATGGGAGGTGGGTCCCCTGTGCCCGGCTGGCCTGGTGCTGGGAGCTCAAACAGGGCCCACGAAGTCGGCCGGGAGCCCACCTGTCTCTTGCACCCCACTGGAGCTACCGGCTCTGGGTCTGGCCGGGGCAGGCTGTTGAACCTGGAGACTGAGTTTCTCACCAGTCCTTTGGGGATGTAGGAGAGGCTCTCCCGGCGACGGACGCTGAAGCCCGCATCGTGGTGCTCCGCGTTTTCGTAATAGCTCTTAATCCTGTCCAACAACAGCCGGTCTCGGGTGGAGAGCGCCGATTCCTTCTTGCAGGAAGACCGGTCGGGCTCCACTGGGCAGCCTGGGCTTGGGGACTCCACCCCATTGACAGAAGGGCTGTCCTCTGTGGCCACCCCCACACCGATGTCCACTTCCGGGGAGAGCTGACAGCTGAGGGAGTCTGTGGTGCTGCCATGCCGGGCCAGGCCCTTCTCACTTCCCTCCAGGCTGAGCACGCTGCTGCTCCGGCTGACCAGCCGCGGGCTCCCAAAGCCACTGGACTTGCTGTCCTCCAGCGCCACGCTGCTCCGCCGGGAGAAGCTGCTGACAAACCGCTCTGCAATGACGCTGGCCTGGTCCAGCACAGAGGGTGGCAGGAGGCTCTCAGGCTCCCGGGCGGCACCccccatttcttcctcctcctcactgctcaGGGCCTTAAGGTCCTCAGTGCTCTCAGCTGCCATGAAGTCCACCATGTCACCCGGGGTGTCCATCCCCAGAAGCCCCTGGTGGGAGGCAAGCTGTGTCTCCAGGACTTCTGGAGATTCTGTGTCTGAAGGCATCTCCTCGGCACTGGGCCCTTCCACAGCAGCAAATACCTCCTGCTCGCTCCCAGCCTCGGAGTCTGGCTCAACCTGAAACACAGCAGAAAAAGCTCACATGAATAAAAAGCCTCCTCCATGGGACCTAGGAGACAAGGGGACAGCATGGCCTGCTCAAGGCCCAGTGACAGGGACCTGCAGTTTAGGGGACCCAAGGCAATCAGAACAAGCACGTCTGAGGAGTAGGGCCTTAAGTCCTTAGAGACAGGAACATGCCTGCGTCCTTTTAGTCACCCTGCAGCGGGGCTGCTGGGCCCATGTCCTCAAAACCAAGGAAAACACAAAGAATGCAGATGAGGCAGGATGGAGATGTCTGGGTGGCAGCCAGCCTGGGAACTACAGGGACAAGGTGGGAATACACAAGAGTGGGTTGCTCACCACCCCCGGTTCCCAGGGGCTGGTTCTCACGGTGCCATGGAACCAGCATGGCCGAGGGTGAGGCAGTTCCCTGAAGCCCTGGAGTCTCCTCACTTGGAGGTTCTCGGCTTCAAACCCAGACCCATGCAACATGAGAggccatttctatttttctcaagGGACAGGCCCTCTGATGTGGATTAGGGTCTAGAGAGCGACACAGCCACATACTGGAATCCCGTCAGAGGACGAGGTCCGGGAATGTGGCTCCTCCCACACCTGTGGGCCCAGCACAACTGCATATGCCCAGGAAATGGGCAAGGAAGAAAGCAAACTTGACAATTCGCTCTTGACCACCTTGCAGGTAATTTGAACCACAAAACTGGCTGACACACACAGTTTTCCAGGGTGGTCTTTAGGGAGATGATAAGAGCAAACACTGAATTCTGAGATCGGACCTAATTCCATCTGTTCTAGTCCAGAATCTGCAGAGCAACACCCACGCTCTAGACTTGCACTGTTCAACATGGGAGCCACCAGCCACTGTGGCTTTCTGAGCACCTGAAATGGGGTTAGGCCAATGGAAACCTGCTCTTGGGGTATAATACACATCAGATTGCAAAGACTCCGAATTAAAAAAAGGGATAAAACATGTCAATAACTTTTTATGttgattacatattaaaatttaatattctatatatattgGGTTAGATATACTACTAACATTTCATCtgcttcttttaaactttttaatggGTGGTTCTCATTCTGTTATTATTGGACACCCCatttgctgtggtctgaatgtctgtctctctttttttatgtttttctatatttttttatttgtttgtttcttttatctttttatgtctgTGTCTCTAAAATCGATACGTGTtggtcgggcacagtggttcacacctgtaatcccagcactttgggaggctgaggtgggcgtatcacctgaggtcaggagttcaagaccagcctggccagcatggtgaaaccccatctctacgaaaaatacaaaaaattaactggtcatggtggtgcacgcctgtaatcccagctacttgggaggctgaaacaggagaatcgcttgaacctgggaggcagaggttgcagtgagccaagatcatgccattgcactccagcccaggtgacagtgcaagactccatctcaaaaaaaaacaacaaccaaaaaccaacaaataaataaaattggtatgTGGAGGATAACACCCAGTGTGATCGTAATGaggggtggggcctttgggaaattagatcatgagggctccatTCTCATGAATGGGGTCAGATCCCTTACCAAAGAGGCTCGCGGGAGCTTCCTTGCCCCTttgccacatgaggacacagcaagaagccaCCATCTACAAAGCAGAGGGCAAGCCCTCAACAGAGTCTGCTGGCATCTTGACCTTAgaatttccagcctccaaaaccgTGAGCAATAACTAAGCTACCCAGGTAGCAATAAAGGattctgttatagcagctcaAGCCAAGACATCATGCTACATTCCTATCCAGTATCATCCAGGCTTCTCAGTCCTGGCTGTGGAGTCCAACATGGGGTCCAGGCCATAGCTCACAATCTTTCCCTTATAACTGGGAAAGTGAAGGACTCTGCTTTCCACAACCTACAGACAGCAtagggcaggaggaggagagtgGGCCTCCGAGTCTGAGCCCCAGGTCTGATCTTGGCCCCGTCCCTCAGAAGCTGCTCAGCATCAGGCACACCATCAACCTCTCGCCATCGGCCCCTGGGAGCCCTTTCCTTCTAGAGTCGTCGTGGCaaagagaaggaataaataaCATCACTGACGGAGGAGGTGTCCAATAGATAGCAATTCCCTACCCTTTGCCCAGGTGACCACAGGTGTGATTTCAATGTCTGGCAGGCTGGCAGGGACAGGCCTTGTAACCCATACAAGGTGGCCTAGCCAAGGGAGCTAATATCTGGTTCATTTCCaccagctgtgtgcccttggccGTAGGACTGCATGTGCCTTTTTCTAATTCATTGAAAGGGGTGGTCAGCtcaccacaccacacacccccaGGCCAAATGGGCTTCCAGCAGGGCTGAGAGTCCTGGGAGGTGGGGAATCTCTGTTCCCACGGGCTCAATGGGAAGAGCCTACGCCTGAAAGCCCTACTTGCAGACTTGGAAATCTGGACTCCAAGCACTTCCTACTATCCCCATGCCACCTGCTGGTCGCTTACCTCTGGCAGGGAAGAAGCGGACTCAAAGCTCATGCACTTCTCAGCACTGGTTGGAGACTGGCCACTGGGCCTTCTGCTGCTCCTGGAGCCTTCAGACTCCCTGCGCCCCTTTCCCTGCAGAGGCAGAGTCAGTCATCAACTCCAAGATAACTGGAAGCTGATCCCTTCTGCATCCCAACATGGGCAGTGCCTCCCACACCCCAAGGGGTTGGGCTGAGCTAAGAGCCAGCCTTGGACCCGAGCCATTCCAGAGCCAACCTGAACCGCCAGGCCTGGGGCTGCAGAAAGCCTTGTCAGGCATGTGGCTTCAGAAAAGCCCAGCCCACCTTTCTGTCCAGACAAAGTGGACTCGACCATTCCAGCCCCACTGTGAGCtggcttctccccacccccattgcCCCACCCCACTTATCATGCTTGTTGGGCGTTATACTGATTAGTGTCCAGTACTGGAACAGAGCATGCCAGGGGCTCACCAGGGTGTGACAGCGAGCGAGGGGATTAAGAAGTGCTGAGGGGAGGAGTAAAACCAGGGCAGGGTAGGGTGtggagggcagcagagggggTCCTTGGGTGGGCATGCACATGCCAGGGAGCatgcagggaggaagggagctcGAAGAGACACCTCACCATAGCGCCCCGGGAGAAAAGTAAAGCGTTGGCCCGATAGTGCCAGCAGTGGAGGGCGGCCAGCAAGGAGCTGGCAAAGTCGGCTACCTGCTCCGCCACCGCCAGgctctcctcctgctcctcctcctcctctgagcCTGGGGGTTCCGGCCCAGACCCCTTCTCGTTGCCTTCATGCCCTGCCAGATCCTCCAGAGAGACCTGAAAggcctgctcttcctcctcctcctcctcctcctcctcttccaccacctcctcctcttcctcctcctgagcAGCCCCTTCAGCCTCCGGCTGCAGGCCCTGACTACCGGAGGGCTGCCCAAAGTCCAGGAGGGTGCCAGCACTGCCTGCATGCTGTTCAGAGCACAAGAGCCCCTCGTGACCAGCATCTTGGGCAACCTCCCCTCCTCCTGCaggcagctgggggtggggatgcTTCACACAGAAAGTCACATCTAGATGCCCAACTCAGGTCTCCAATGGGGTCCAGGAAGGAGTGGGCATTATGGTAGAAAGGCTGGGATCTTGTAGAAAAAATTCAGAACCCAAAgaggcctgcctgcctgtctacCCTAGAGAGAGGGAAATCTGAGCAGGTCCACGCTGGGCAGGACCTCAGCAGGGTGCTGTTCTAGGAAGAGGGTGCCAAAGGGTCCCCAGGGCAAGGCCCATGTCTTATTCGTCTCTGTGGCCCTATGCCACAGAGCCTGTTACACAGTAGGTGATTAGTaggcatttgttgaatgaatgaagacaatGAGGGCTGACGGGGCCAGAGGGATGACCCGGGCAGTCCCACCCGCCTCTGTTAGCCAGTCCCCTCCTCCCACTGGCCTTTACCTTCATTCCTGCTGCTCGGGCTGCGGACATCGCCGCCAGGTCCCCAGCACACGGGCGAGgggcagagaagaggaagagatcaGTAAGCAGGAGACAGACCTCTGTACAGCCCCGTGGGGAAGGCCTCTCTGGGGGCTCCTGCTCCTAGAACCCTCACCTAGTCTCTTGGGCTTTAAAAAGAATCACTGACAGATCAGGAGACCAGGGTCGCAGAGCAGTGCATGTCTGTGCCCGCTATTTCCCGAGGAAAGGGCAAGAGCCCTGTGCATTGGGGAGAGCTCCAGCCCCTCTCCTCAGACAGTCAGGGATGAGGCCCTCTTCCAGAGGGAACGGAGGCAGAGTCCCCTCTATACTATTCTGACAATCCCCCTGCCCCCAGGTCACACCGCAGGCTGCCCACTGCTTCCGCTCCTCCTCCCCCACTCACCGGAATGGCTGGCCACCCTCACATACTCACCTTTCTCGTTGAGTTGCCTGAGCAGGTGTTTTGTCGGTTCTGAGGAGGAAAGCATGGGCAGAGTCAGTGCAGGCCAGGAAACTGCCGTGCCTGACTGGGTCCCAAGCCCACAGTGCCACCAGCCCATCACCAGCTTAAAGTCCACTCTGCCTTGGCCCCCGGCAGCCGTAAGGCTCCAGGGAGGCTGCCTTCCACAGTGTCACCAAGCCCCCTTGCACCTACTGGACAGGGAGATGGGCCCATCCAGCTCAGGGACCCCTAATGTGACTGCCAGCCCTGCAGCGCTGCCCATGATGCAATGCATTAGCGCACCTGGCCCAGGGCCCTCATGCAGGAGCCATAGGGAGGGGACAGAGCTCCATGCTGCCCCCTTCAGACCAACTAGCAACATCTCTGGAGGAAGGTTCCTGGCTCCACCTcaagcctcctgcctccctggcAATAAGCTATCAGCAGCGCATCAGCTATACCCACTGCCAAGCCCCGTCACAGCACCCCAGCCGGAAAGCAGAGGTCGCACCCGACTTTCTACGGCCCTTAAGGCCTGGCATCACGAAGCCTCGCTGCCTGCTGGGGAGAGTTGCCCGAATATACGGAGAGTGACCAGGCTCTGGGGAcagaatacaaaatacatccgTTAGGCTGATGGTGTCGTCACCTTGTACCCAGCCTTTCTGGGGACACACCTGAGCCTGGAGGGCAGGAATAAGAGGACCTTGTCTCGAGGTCCAGCTCTACAGAACCTCGACCTTCGCCTATCTATATCCTTGCCCAGCCCGGCTGACGGTAAGTGGGAGGCCCAGGGATGGCCGCGATTTGCTACACACTTGGAGTCAGAAGGAAAGTCTACCAAGGTATCTTGCTGTTCCTCAGCAGGAGGGCCTACTGAAGAAATTCTTTTCtgctgatacacacacacacacaacatgcatACACTATCTGTATCAATGTGTAAGTAAATGCCTATTTTTAAAGTGAGAAgtagaaaatattctttcatttcaaaactTTTCAATATGGGATAAGTGACACatcatttaaattaaatgataGACCTTAATTATCCATAGAGTATACTTGTTAGCCCATCTCAGCTCTCTGAGtgggaagcagaagcagaaaggGCCTCAAGGAAGTCGGAGCGGAGGGCTGAGCCCAGGCAGTAGAGTGCCCGCAGGTGGCCCAAGCCCCTCCCCCGGGACTTTCCTGGTCTTTTTGTGGTCTACAGTTCCCACAAGTCCAATAGATTGActcatttgatttctttctttctttcttttcttttttgaaacaaggtcttgttctgtcacccagtttgggtACAGGGGCATGATaaccactcactgcaacctttgccttccaggctcaagtgatcctcccacctcagcctctggagtagctaggactacagatgcataccatcatgcctagctaattttttaattttgtagagacgaagcctcactatgttgtccaggctggtcttgaactcctggcctcaagtgatcctcctacctcggcctcccaaggagctaggattacaggagtgagccaccatgcctggcctgaacaaTCACTTTCTAATAGACAGGAGGGGAAGAGGGGCTACTACAGACAAACATGCTTAGACTGATGAGAACAAACATTTCAGTGTTACAGAAGAATCATGAAGAGGGGCATGGCACATCAAATGCAGGCTGTCTCTATGGCAACCCACAGCTTCTGGTGCCCCTCAAGCATCTGGCAGTTCACATACCCTAAGTGAGGCTGTAGCACCGACTCCAGAAAAGGAAAGGTTCAACTGCAGGCAGCACCCATGTTAAACTTTCTAAAGTTTAACATGCTTTAGAAAGATGTCTAtttcaaccaggcatggtggctcacgcctgtaatcccagcactctgggaggccgaggtgggcggattacctgaggtcaggagttcgaggccagactggccaacatggtgaaaccattaccactaaaatacaaagaaattagctgggcatggtggtgtatgcctgtaatcccagttactcaggaggctgaggcaggagaatcgcttgaaccaggaggtgtaggttgcagtgagcaaagatcgcaccactgcactccagcctgggtaacagagcaagactccatgaaagacagaaaagaaagaaaagaaagaaaagaaaagatgtctaCTTCATaacagttaaaacaaaaaaatttttaaatcttttttgaaaaaatccaaCTCTTAGTATTTACAGGCTAAAAATCTCAGCCTTTTGGAAACTTCAGCTCTCTAAAATGGCTCATTTCCTGAGTGCCTTGGACAACTAAAGTTTGGGGATTTttggtaacagctttattgagatataattcacatacgaTTCACCTATTTAGAGTGTATAATGTGATGGCTTTAAGTAGAGTCACAGAGTTGTGCATCCATAGCTAAAGTTTTGACACTGACATTAGGATAGAGCTACTATCACTGCCACCAACATTATCCGTTGCTGAACACATCCATGTGATAGAAGCTTCCAATTTTAAGGTACAGCAAGTTAAGGAGGACAAGCAGAGaattacaggagaaaaaaaagaaaaggaaataaagagggCTAGAGAGAAGAAGGCAACACCCCCCCACACATTTGGGACTTTTAACCATAAAACTTTTGCAACCATAGCAAGGTGGCCTAGGGCTCAAGATCCATCCAGAGCAATACCAACAACATAAAACCACAAAAGCTTCCTATAAGCCACTGCTCCACCTTCCAGAAGGCTAACGCCCACATATCAATCCACCCACGTGTTCAGGGAACCCACGGGTCATCACCAATCAAAACCCAACATACTTGTGGACCCAAGCCAAGACACTGCTCTCAGTCACTTTAGAATCCTTCTCTCCCGGGGTCTGAAAGACAATTCTCACCCCAACTCCCACCTTGGGGATGTTTGGCAGACACCTGGCTTACGCCGGACCTGTCCTTGGGCCTCGCACTAAATAGCAGTGAAAAATACCAatgtagaaaacacacacactcatcacCACAGAGCTAAGAATAAAAGCAAGGTTTTCTCCTTTCAAATAGACGATTCATTCCAATAATCCAAGAACACACTAGCAACTCCAGGAATGGAAGAAAACCCAGGAGAGGAAAACGGAACTTTTTCCTGAGACCCAAAGTAAATATTGCCTGTCTGGGTTTGGTGCCACTGAAGTCTAACTCGTTTTCTCCAGATCCTGCTTCTGCTGGGTTGTTCCAGAACTGGGATGGGGCCATTCGTGATGTCTGAGTGTCACTCCTGAATGACTTGGGGTTGGTATTCCCGAGCGGCAAAGGAGGGAGGGGGTAAGAAGGGGTGCCAAGGCCCGAGGGAGCAAGTATTTCTAGGGCCTTGAAAAAGGTGGGctggacaggtgcagtggctcacacctataatcccggtactttgggaggccgacgcaggcagatcacctgaggcaaggagttcgaaaccagcctggccaacatatagtgaaatcccgtctctaccaaaaaataccaaaattagctgtgtgtggtggtgcatgcttgcagtctcagctacttgggaagctgaggcaggagaattgcttgaacccaggagatgaaggttgcagtgagccaagatcaagccactgcactccagccttggtgacagagcaagactcagtctctcaaaaaagaaagaaagaaagaaagaaagaaaaggttagCTACCCAGACCGGTTGGGTAGCAAGGGCCCAGAGGCACCTGGTGTGGGCAGCACTAGCAAAGGGAAAGGATGCGCCCCATGTGTGCACCCAGCCCCACTCTAGCCTTTCCCAGGGTTTCCACAGAGGTGAGAGCCAGGCCTGGACACTGCTGAAGGcagtccccagcctgggcaagggtgCGAAAGAGAGGCTTCCTGCTTCCACAGCCCTTCTCTTACCAGATTGCCGGCGGCCCTGGCGCACATGGGTGGACACCTCGTCCTGGGAGGACCATGCCTTCTTCAGCCGCTCTGGGCTGTAGCGGTACCGATTGGGATCTGCACCCAGGAGAGAGACCATCAAGCTTTTGGCTCCCAACGGGCCTTGGCCTACTCTCGACCCTGTCCATGCCCAGCAAGACCTCTGCACCCACCCAGCTCCAGGACCAGGAGCCTCCAGAGCGCCTTCCATCTTCCGTCTGGCAGCTTCAGGCACTGAGGGTCCCACCGCTCAGCAGGAAAGCGTCCCTAATCATGTAGTTAAACCCCGCCCTTAACGGGAGACCCCCATCCTCCCCCTCCTGGAATAAAATGATCAGGTAAAGCTTCCCCAGAATGCAGCCTGACCTAGCAATGTGCACAATTAGggacaaagcaggcagaagagagCGAACTTACAGTAGGAATCCATTTCCAGGATGGCTTCCTTGGCCTGAAGGAGAAGGCAACACACTATTACCTTTCCGTGGGTCGGCCTCCCCTGCCCACAGGACCCACCGTTGCTGTACAAGGAAGACGGCCTGCAGTGCTGCACCAAGGCCTGGGGCATCTGCCATACTGACACCCACTGTCCCGTGGAGCCAAAGTCCAGAACACGAGTCCCCAACGGACCCTGCAGAGCTGGCTCAGAGGAGCAAATTCTGCCTGCACCCAGTCAGGAGCTGGAGGAGCTCACCTTCTGTGGAATGGTGGCATGGTGGTTCTCTAGGATGAGCCTCTTGATGTGGTGAGTCCAGTTCCGTTTCTCTTCCACTGTCTTGGCCTAGGAGGATCCAAGGGAAAGGAACCAATCCAGGGGTTATCAATACAGGCCTGAAGGTGTCTAGCATGGACAGTGCTTCTGCCCAGGAAGAAAAAGTGGGGCCACGCTGGGGCCTTTGTGAGGTTAGCCTGACTCCTCGCTTCGACCCTGAGAGGTGCCTGCAAAGATCCCTGCCTTACAGATGGAGACACTGGGGCTTGGGGCAGCTAGGTGAGCAGAGGAGTCAGGAGTCCCGTGCAGGTGTCCCCTGGGCATCTTGTTCCCTCGCCCCTGCGCCCCACCTGCCCCTCACCTGGATGCTGTACTGCTGCTTGCTGTGCTTGTAGTGGGTGACGGTGAAGCACAGGGAGTCCCTGGTGCTTTCGATCAGCATCAGGGAAGAACACTGTGGGCAGAGGGAAAGGACAGTTAAGCACAATGTTGGGGGGCCCATCCCCTCAAGACAGCCTGGGGAAGTAGGGagggagactcagaagggtggtGCAGGAGCCCCAAGAAGCAGAAAAGGAGGGGAGCCCAGATCCTctgagaaggagagaagatggCAGAGGAGATGGGCAGGGCCTGGTTACCGGGATGT
The sequence above is a segment of the Saimiri boliviensis isolate mSaiBol1 chromosome 2, mSaiBol1.pri, whole genome shotgun sequence genome. Coding sequences within it:
- the PLEKHG3 gene encoding pleckstrin homology domain-containing family G member 3 isoform X3, which encodes MGALLRKANLPGVPSPGSNARMPVSTSLHQDGSQERPVSLTSTTSSSGSSRDSRSAMEEPSGSEAPAENGAGSPRGRHLPNSNNNSSSWLNVKGPLSPFNSRAAAGSAHHKLSYLGRVVREIVETERMYVQDLRSIVEDYLLKIIDTPGLLKPEQVSALFGNIENIYELNSQLLRDLDSCNSDPVAVASCFVERSQEFDIYTQYCNNYPNSVAALTECMRDKQQAKFFRDRQELLQHSLPLGSYLLKPVQRILKYHLLLQEIAKHFDEEGDGFDVVEDAIDTMTCVAWYINDMKRRHEHAVRLQEIQSLLINWKGPDLTTYGELVLEGTFRVHRVRNERTFFLFDKMLLITKKRGDHFVYKGNIPCSSLMLIESTRDSLCFTVTHYKHSKQQYSIQAKTVEEKRNWTHHIKRLILENHHATIPQKAKEAILEMDSYYPNRYRYSPERLKKAWSSQDEVSTHVRQGRRQSEPTKHLLRQLNEKARAAGMKGKGRRESEGSRSSRRPSGQSPTSAEKCMSFESASSLPEVEPDSEAGSEQEVFAAVEGPSAEEMPSDTESPEVLETQLASHQGLLGMDTPGDMVDFMAAESTEDLKALSSEEEEEMGGAAREPESLLPPSVLDQASVIAERFVSSFSRRSSVALEDSKSSGFGSPRLVSRSSSVLSLEGSEKGLARHGSTTDSLSCQLSPEVDIGVGVATEDSPSVNGVESPSPGCPVEPDRSSCKKESALSTRDRLLLDRIKSYYENAEHHDAGFSVRRRESLSYIPKGLVRNSVSRFNSLPRPDPEPVAPVGCKRQVGSRPTSWALFELPAPGQPGTGDPPPITDAEFRPSSEIVKIWEGMEASGGSSGKGPGQGQANGFDLHEPLFILEEHELGAITEESATASPESASPTEGRSPAHLARELKELVKELSSSAQGQLVAPLHPRIMQLSHMMDSHTSECVKNKVYQLARQYSLRIKSNKPVMARPPLLWEKAAPERDGKSPTVPCLQEEAGESLGGKGKRKPALSLHDCDQQMAREYSPPRPSSAGDTSPRRFSFSPSAVRQRTTSPGGRPSARSPLSPFDTETFIWPDVRELCSKYASHDEARRAGGGRPRGPPVNRSRSAPENMVEPPLSGRVGRCCSLNTKRGRGGGEATQSPGPLSQSKPDGDEALYVTADLTLEDNQRVIVMEKAPLPGPTAGLEESSGQGPSSLVALVGQGQDFQESAECQLKEEGPRDPADPSQQGRVRNLREKFQALNSVG